Proteins encoded in a region of the Paenibacillus sp. E222 genome:
- a CDS encoding response regulator transcription factor has product MSKVLILEDEESIRSFIVINLKRNGFEVLEAGDGHEALRILQSVPDIDLALLDVMVPGIDGFEVCRRIRETNERLGIIFLTAKVQEQDKVYALSVGADDHVSKPFSPTELIARIQSLLRRVNVHRETAAKVTFQSGPFSLDLISKQFKKQNELIELTPTEFSLIQFFLEKENTPLSRDVLLDHVWGKEYMGDPKIVDVNIRRLRQKIENNPSEPEYLQTVWGHGYKWKGRDQ; this is encoded by the coding sequence ATGAGTAAAGTACTTATTCTTGAGGATGAAGAATCCATCCGCAGTTTTATTGTTATCAATTTGAAGAGAAACGGGTTCGAAGTGCTTGAAGCGGGGGACGGACATGAAGCGCTTCGTATTTTACAATCCGTACCAGATATTGACTTGGCTTTGCTGGATGTCATGGTTCCTGGAATTGACGGTTTTGAAGTGTGTCGACGAATCCGTGAAACGAATGAACGTCTAGGAATTATTTTCCTGACAGCCAAAGTGCAAGAGCAGGACAAGGTATATGCGCTATCCGTTGGGGCAGATGATCACGTAAGTAAGCCGTTTAGTCCAACCGAGCTTATTGCACGTATACAATCTTTGCTTCGCCGGGTCAATGTTCACCGGGAGACAGCTGCAAAGGTAACGTTCCAATCAGGGCCGTTCTCGCTCGATCTGATCTCCAAGCAATTCAAGAAACAAAATGAATTAATTGAGTTAACACCAACTGAATTTTCCTTGATTCAATTTTTCCTAGAAAAAGAAAACACACCACTCAGTCGTGATGTGCTGCTGGATCATGTGTGGGGCAAAGAGTATATGGGTGATCCCAAAATCGTGGACGTAAACATTCGCCGCTTGCGTCAGAAAATTGAAAACAATCCTTCCGAACCTGAGTACCTGCAGACTGTATGGGGACACGGGTACAAATGGAAGGGCCGGGATCAATGA
- a CDS encoding cell wall metabolism sensor histidine kinase WalK yields the protein MIKKGITRQIVLHYFIVVFLALLLVEFVFLIAVQRYYYESIYNTINQQITSTNDFKETLSRTDEANNLSYLLANLQLGSTELQILDMDGRVLASSTAFESEHAVLQTSDISQAMNGSIGRWVGRQPLTGEQVMAVSHKLDLGGENTYIVRYLTSLDMVNSKLLVMGLLAVAVGVAVLVIVLIISIGMANSIVRPLNNITAVSAQMARGRLDVRVKGNYKHELGELASTLNFMAHEIVRSNQIKDDFISSISHELRTPLTSIKGWSETLDSGGYDPDETRIGMSIISKETERLIGLVEEMLDFSKLQQNQMKLVKGSVSIREIVQETMLNVWAKAEQKQVHLKLDTDETRAFNVFGDGNRLKQVFLNLVDNAIKFSHENSWIFLSVKEEKGQIIAAVQDTGIGISEEHLIKVRDRFFQVNHQNGGTGLGLAITQELVELHDGTITIQSELGSGTTVTVSLPALPEEEAVVSEAHKHNNDSEEVQETQAQQTESDKEET from the coding sequence ATGATCAAAAAAGGCATCACACGGCAGATCGTACTACATTACTTTATTGTAGTTTTTCTGGCTCTGCTGTTGGTCGAATTCGTATTTTTGATTGCAGTGCAAAGGTATTATTACGAGAGTATTTATAATACGATTAATCAGCAGATTACTTCGACGAATGATTTTAAAGAGACGTTATCTCGTACGGACGAGGCTAATAATTTATCGTATTTGCTCGCCAATTTACAATTGGGTAGTACCGAGCTGCAAATCCTTGATATGGATGGCCGAGTCTTAGCTAGTTCAACTGCTTTTGAGTCCGAGCATGCCGTTCTTCAAACGAGTGATATATCACAGGCCATGAACGGAAGCATAGGCCGTTGGGTGGGTAGACAACCCCTTACGGGTGAGCAAGTCATGGCTGTATCCCACAAGCTAGATTTGGGTGGCGAAAATACGTATATTGTGAGGTATCTCACCTCGCTGGATATGGTTAATTCCAAGCTTCTGGTTATGGGACTGCTTGCCGTTGCTGTAGGCGTGGCTGTACTAGTCATTGTTTTAATTATCAGTATCGGAATGGCGAATTCAATTGTGCGACCCCTCAATAACATTACAGCCGTTTCGGCTCAAATGGCCCGGGGACGTCTGGATGTCAGAGTTAAAGGGAATTACAAGCACGAGCTTGGTGAACTTGCATCTACATTGAATTTCATGGCACATGAGATTGTACGCAGTAACCAGATTAAAGACGATTTTATTTCATCTATTTCGCATGAATTGCGGACACCTCTGACCAGTATCAAAGGGTGGAGCGAAACCCTGGATTCAGGCGGGTATGATCCCGATGAAACGAGAATTGGAATGAGTATTATATCCAAAGAAACCGAGCGATTGATCGGTCTTGTTGAAGAAATGCTCGATTTCTCCAAATTGCAGCAAAATCAGATGAAGCTTGTAAAAGGCTCGGTCAGCATTCGAGAAATTGTTCAGGAAACGATGTTGAACGTCTGGGCCAAAGCGGAGCAAAAGCAAGTACATCTCAAGCTGGACACAGATGAGACGCGTGCGTTTAACGTATTTGGGGATGGCAATAGGCTGAAACAGGTCTTTCTTAATCTGGTTGACAACGCGATTAAATTTTCTCATGAGAATTCGTGGATTTTCCTTTCTGTCAAAGAAGAGAAGGGTCAGATCATAGCTGCTGTTCAGGATACGGGTATTGGTATCAGTGAAGAACATTTAATCAAGGTACGTGACCGGTTCTTCCAGGTAAATCACCAAAACGGGGGGACTGGGCTGGGGCTTGCCATTACGCAGGAACTTGTGGAACTGCATGACGGCACAATCACGATTCAGAGTGAGCTTGGGTCGGGAACTACAGTTACCGTTTCTTTACCAGCATTACCTGAAGAAGAGGCTGTGGTGAGTGAAGCTCATAAGCATAACAATGACTCTGAAGAAGTTCAGGAGACACAGGCCCAGCAGACAGAGTCCGATAAGGAAGAAACATAA
- a CDS encoding glucose-1-phosphate adenylyltransferase codes for MFNKDCIAMLLAGGEGKRLAPLTSSIAKPAVPFGGHYRIIDFPLSNCVNSGIDTVGVLTQYQADSLHDHIGGGEPWGHGTSSEAGISLLPSYHTGNDEYLGTADAIYKNMDYIDQQNPENVLILSGDHIYHMNYREMLEAHTANEAVATISVMEVPWEEAHRFGIMAADENLRVTEFAEKPAEPKSNLASMGIYMFKWEYLKRHLIEDAANPESSHDFGKDVIPQMLNENTPLFVYNFNGYWKDVGTVKSLWDAHMDLLHNDEDWSLQKEDWPMFTRDWRTKPSAFKARHTRAELLHSMIHESCAIDGRAERSVIFCGAEVGKGSEVKDSVIMPNARVGRGVHIERAIIGEGAIIKDGAIVKGTADEIVVVGPNEIVSAKPAVRTQPVRILKDVYEKSGRLRAGELSS; via the coding sequence ATGTTTAATAAAGATTGCATCGCTATGCTGTTGGCGGGAGGAGAAGGGAAGCGATTAGCCCCTTTAACCTCAAGTATCGCAAAACCCGCTGTACCGTTTGGCGGGCACTACCGGATTATCGATTTTCCTCTCAGCAACTGCGTAAACTCAGGAATCGACACCGTAGGTGTTCTGACGCAGTATCAAGCTGATTCATTACATGATCACATTGGTGGAGGAGAACCTTGGGGACATGGTACTTCAAGTGAGGCAGGAATTTCCTTACTTCCATCTTATCATACAGGAAATGACGAATACTTGGGAACCGCGGATGCTATTTATAAAAATATGGACTATATTGACCAACAAAACCCCGAAAATGTTCTAATTTTGTCGGGCGACCATATTTATCATATGAATTATCGTGAAATGCTGGAAGCTCATACAGCCAATGAAGCGGTAGCGACCATTTCCGTTATGGAGGTTCCTTGGGAGGAAGCCCATCGCTTCGGCATTATGGCCGCGGATGAGAATCTGAGAGTGACTGAGTTTGCCGAGAAACCGGCCGAACCAAAAAGCAATCTGGCTTCCATGGGCATTTACATGTTCAAATGGGAATACCTGAAGCGCCACTTAATCGAAGATGCCGCAAATCCGGAATCCAGCCATGACTTCGGTAAAGATGTGATTCCTCAAATGTTGAATGAAAATACCCCTCTCTTCGTATATAACTTCAATGGTTATTGGAAAGACGTGGGTACCGTGAAGAGTTTATGGGATGCGCACATGGATCTGCTTCATAACGATGAAGACTGGAGCCTGCAAAAAGAAGATTGGCCGATGTTTACTCGTGACTGGAGAACTAAACCGAGTGCATTCAAAGCACGTCATACACGCGCTGAGCTCCTGCACTCCATGATCCATGAATCCTGCGCTATTGATGGCCGTGCGGAACGTTCTGTTATTTTCTGCGGAGCCGAGGTTGGTAAAGGTTCTGAGGTTAAAGATAGCGTGATTATGCCAAATGCACGGGTAGGTCGCGGTGTTCACATCGAACGCGCCATCATTGGTGAAGGTGCCATCATCAAAGACGGCGCCATTGTCAAAGGCACGGCGGATGAAATCGTGGTTGTTGGACCGAATGAGATTGTTTCCGCCAAACCGGCTGTGCGCACGCAACCTGTGCGTATACTGAAAGATGTTTATGAAAAAAGCGGGCGTTTGCGCGCTGGTGAACTTTCTTCATAA
- the glgB gene encoding 1,4-alpha-glucan branching protein GlgB: MLYLFSGEEGDLLAIQPLTNPEISPEHIYLFHEGNLHHSYRIMGAQPAIEDHRQGYRFTVWAPNATEVGLALDRNGWKGEQEPLYKIPDSGFWSRFIPEISEGTLYKFRILTEDGTELLKADPYAFQAEVRPRTASVTSSIEGYKWNDGAWRRKQRGVYNKPLHIYEMHAGTWKRKEDGTLYSYRELADLLVPYLLEMKYTHVEMMPLSEHPYDLSWGYQNTGFYAPTSRYGQPKDLMYLIDTLHQAGIGVLLDWVPAHFAKDAHGLRLFDGTPLYEYADPLLAERPGWGTLSFDYSKPEIRSFLISNALYWMEMYHFDGLRVDAVTSMLKLDFEKRPGQYRTNNEGGLENKEAVAFLQQLNETVFKYFPYALMMAEESSAWPMVTSPVDQGGLGFNYKWNMGWMNDTLDYMESDFHERPSKHHLLTFPVVYSFAENYVLPLSHDEVVHGKKSLLDKMPGTYEQKFAGMRAFMGYFMTFPGKKLLFMGGEFGQFIEWKDEDQLDWFLLNYDSHRKLHKFERDLSELYLGEKALWELDHSFDGYEWITPDDQDQSVISYVRKGKKPADTLLVLINFQPVKRERYRIGVMRPGMYTEVLNSDHSDYGGSGIINDMQLTTEKIPFHGQPHSLEVVLPPLSVVILKKNTRRKTDALPLEVQSVREKASTTKTSKTKDSTTVKPKRRTKA; this comes from the coding sequence ATGTTATATCTATTTTCTGGAGAAGAAGGTGATCTCTTGGCCATTCAACCGTTAACAAACCCGGAAATTTCGCCGGAGCACATTTATTTGTTTCATGAAGGAAACCTTCATCACAGTTATCGAATAATGGGCGCACAGCCTGCGATCGAAGATCATCGTCAGGGGTACCGTTTTACTGTGTGGGCTCCGAATGCCACAGAAGTAGGACTGGCTTTAGATCGTAATGGATGGAAAGGTGAACAGGAACCTTTATATAAGATACCCGATTCTGGATTTTGGAGTCGTTTTATTCCGGAAATCAGTGAAGGAACTTTATACAAATTCCGTATATTAACGGAAGATGGTACCGAATTGCTGAAAGCTGACCCTTATGCTTTCCAGGCGGAAGTACGTCCGCGTACGGCATCCGTCACCAGCTCCATTGAAGGTTACAAATGGAATGATGGCGCGTGGAGACGCAAACAACGAGGCGTGTATAACAAACCTCTACATATTTATGAAATGCATGCTGGAACCTGGAAACGGAAAGAAGACGGAACTCTGTACAGTTATCGTGAACTTGCAGACTTGCTTGTTCCTTATTTATTGGAGATGAAATATACCCATGTTGAGATGATGCCCCTGAGTGAACATCCTTACGATCTTTCGTGGGGGTATCAAAATACAGGATTTTATGCGCCAACCAGCCGTTATGGGCAACCTAAAGATCTGATGTATCTGATTGATACGCTACATCAGGCAGGAATAGGCGTATTGCTCGATTGGGTCCCTGCACATTTTGCCAAGGATGCTCATGGCTTGCGTTTGTTTGATGGAACGCCTTTGTATGAATATGCAGACCCACTGTTAGCAGAGAGACCAGGCTGGGGCACCCTCAGCTTTGACTACTCTAAACCAGAGATTCGTTCGTTCTTGATCTCTAATGCGTTGTACTGGATGGAGATGTACCATTTCGACGGACTGCGGGTTGACGCCGTAACCAGCATGCTTAAGTTGGATTTCGAAAAGCGGCCAGGACAATACCGAACGAATAACGAAGGTGGCCTGGAGAACAAGGAAGCTGTTGCTTTTTTGCAGCAGTTGAATGAAACGGTCTTCAAGTACTTTCCCTATGCACTGATGATGGCAGAAGAATCCAGTGCATGGCCGATGGTTACTTCGCCAGTAGATCAGGGTGGGTTAGGGTTTAACTACAAATGGAACATGGGTTGGATGAACGATACCCTTGACTACATGGAATCGGATTTTCACGAGCGTCCTTCCAAACATCATTTGCTGACATTCCCGGTCGTATACTCCTTTGCAGAAAATTACGTGCTTCCTCTGTCGCATGACGAGGTCGTTCATGGCAAAAAGTCGCTCCTAGACAAGATGCCAGGAACATACGAGCAGAAGTTTGCCGGCATGCGTGCCTTTATGGGGTACTTTATGACCTTCCCAGGCAAAAAACTGCTGTTTATGGGTGGAGAATTCGGCCAGTTTATCGAATGGAAAGACGAGGATCAACTGGACTGGTTTTTGCTGAACTACGACAGTCACCGTAAACTCCACAAGTTTGAACGGGATCTGTCCGAGCTATACTTGGGCGAAAAAGCTTTGTGGGAGCTTGATCATTCCTTTGACGGTTATGAATGGATCACTCCGGATGATCAGGACCAAAGTGTCATTTCATATGTGCGCAAAGGAAAAAAACCTGCGGATACACTCCTTGTGCTCATTAACTTTCAGCCAGTCAAGCGGGAGCGTTACCGGATTGGTGTCATGCGTCCCGGTATGTATACCGAAGTTCTGAACAGTGATCATTCCGATTACGGCGGATCAGGCATTATCAATGATATGCAGCTTACTACTGAAAAGATTCCTTTTCATGGGCAACCACATAGTCTGGAAGTTGTTTTGCCACCGCTAAGCGTAGTTATTTTAAAAAAGAACACACGTCGGAAAACGGATGCATTGCCCCTTGAAGTTCAATCCGTCAGAGAAAAAGCCAGTACCACTAAAACCAGTAAAACAAAAGATAGCACTACAGTTAAACCCAAAAGGAGGACGAAGGCATGA
- the glgA gene encoding glycogen synthase GlgA, whose product MNILFAAAEVHPFIKTGGLADVIGALPQALKKSGADVRVILPKYKGIAGEYKEAMEPVITTDVPLGWRRPYCGIEMLVHDGIPVYFVDNEYYFGRDGVYGYMDDGERFAFFNRAVLEVLPQIEFKPDVLHSHDWHAGMIPLLLEAHYAHDSFYSDMKTVFTIHNLLYQGVFPHDLFSDLLELDDRYFTVDGAEYYGNVNFLKAGIVFADHVTTVSPTYAKEVQTSYYGYGLDGLLSSLGDRFSGIVNGIDTKSYNPATDHKIAVKYRTSLSKKIENKIELQKELGLPVRPDAPLMVMVTRLVDSKGLDLVCRVLDELLYYDDIQFAVLGTGDPAYEHWFREAANRYPLKMSAQITFNDGLSRRFYAGSDLFLMPSRFEPCGISQLLALRYGSVPLVRETGGLNDTVQAYNEFSGEGNGFSFTSFNAHDMMNTIRRAEEFYRQPEHWKKIVKNAMSGDYSWNVSAEEYMDIYRRIMLESVK is encoded by the coding sequence ATGAATATTCTATTTGCTGCTGCTGAAGTACATCCATTTATCAAAACAGGAGGCCTTGCTGACGTCATCGGCGCATTACCACAGGCATTAAAGAAAAGTGGGGCAGATGTTCGTGTTATTTTACCCAAATACAAGGGCATTGCGGGTGAGTATAAAGAAGCGATGGAGCCTGTCATCACAACAGATGTTCCTCTGGGTTGGCGCAGACCTTATTGTGGAATCGAGATGCTGGTTCATGACGGAATTCCTGTCTACTTTGTAGACAATGAATACTATTTTGGACGAGATGGCGTGTATGGGTATATGGATGACGGGGAGCGTTTTGCCTTCTTCAATCGTGCTGTTCTCGAGGTGCTGCCGCAAATTGAATTCAAGCCGGATGTGCTGCACAGTCACGATTGGCATGCAGGCATGATTCCTTTATTACTGGAGGCTCATTATGCGCATGATTCCTTCTACAGTGACATGAAAACCGTTTTTACGATACATAACCTGTTATATCAAGGTGTGTTTCCACATGATTTATTCAGTGATCTGCTTGAGCTGGATGATCGGTATTTCACGGTGGATGGGGCAGAATATTATGGCAATGTCAATTTTCTCAAAGCAGGAATCGTTTTTGCGGATCATGTAACAACTGTCAGCCCTACCTACGCCAAGGAAGTGCAAACTTCCTATTATGGCTATGGTCTGGATGGGTTGCTCAGCTCATTGGGCGATCGTTTCAGTGGGATTGTGAACGGTATTGATACCAAGAGTTACAACCCCGCAACGGATCATAAAATTGCGGTTAAATACAGAACCAGCCTGTCCAAGAAAATCGAGAACAAGATCGAGCTGCAAAAGGAATTAGGATTGCCTGTACGTCCGGATGCTCCACTAATGGTGATGGTTACAAGGCTTGTGGATTCCAAAGGGTTGGATCTGGTGTGTCGTGTATTGGATGAATTATTGTATTATGACGACATTCAGTTCGCAGTATTGGGTACTGGGGATCCGGCTTATGAGCACTGGTTCCGTGAGGCAGCTAATCGTTATCCGCTAAAAATGTCTGCTCAGATTACGTTTAATGATGGGTTATCCCGCCGTTTTTATGCAGGCAGTGATCTGTTCCTGATGCCATCGAGGTTCGAGCCATGTGGCATTAGCCAGCTGCTTGCACTCCGTTATGGCAGTGTACCGCTTGTCCGGGAAACAGGGGGTCTGAACGATACGGTGCAGGCATACAATGAATTCAGCGGAGAGGGGAATGGATTCTCCTTCACCAGCTTTAACGCACATGATATGATGAACACCATTCGCCGTGCTGAAGAATTTTACCGTCAGCCCGAGCACTGGAAAAAAATCGTGAAAAATGCAATGAGCGGAGATTATAGCTGGAACGTCTCAGCAGAAGAGTATATGGATATTTATCGCCGCATAATGCTTGAATCTGTGAAATAG
- a CDS encoding right-handed parallel beta-helix repeat-containing protein — protein sequence MNNYINFTSTYNPNLQALSSADGYDSVKMNEMFGQIMGNIASVQSTLTGSHIDVRNFAPGDGSDQTAQIKAFFDSAQEGDVLLFTSGHYKVVKTGWFYTFSGRSVIIKALPGAILEVSDQGLRIEGSNHVEISGLTLVRTTQAGWSKNKTGLNIENSSNVLLQHNDISKFTDGIGVNGSSSQDNPARNVVIRNNKLHHLGEEPIAVRSHLVFVVIRENDCYRYLGDGILVKGTWHVSITDNFLHTPVLSSDSDFASFSGGQQVNNMPTVGGGITCNNEGGETGAKNLHIHGNSLIGTAFGVGLIGFEGAFVTSNVFKDIKITSVISVSFLPSQYNPNDLSNHLFVIQGNLIDTISRSSATAAIEAKTSTGPEGMDIGVISDNIIIPRGKHWGIVADGHIIVKGNYIAQAGIAMDIANGVIASSNIIEPGFETTNPDRMVSLHNDCTFSHNSVAGKGTCIQLRGSNNIITGNRLKYEGTWWAVHLDMVNNTVEGNIITDNMLMVAASAAGRYLFGASPFTNGKNIVVDLVKDNNGTLYQFVNEMVMQGPNSTRWRITIDAKGDLKTTKL from the coding sequence ATGAACAACTACATTAATTTTACCTCTACTTACAATCCTAATTTGCAGGCTTTAAGCAGTGCCGACGGGTATGATTCCGTCAAAATGAATGAAATGTTTGGCCAGATCATGGGTAATATCGCCTCTGTACAATCCACGCTGACAGGTAGCCATATTGATGTAAGGAATTTTGCTCCCGGAGATGGAAGCGATCAGACAGCTCAGATCAAAGCTTTTTTTGACTCGGCACAGGAAGGTGACGTTTTATTATTTACATCAGGGCACTATAAAGTTGTTAAGACGGGCTGGTTTTATACGTTTAGCGGCAGATCCGTCATCATCAAGGCACTGCCAGGTGCAATATTGGAGGTCTCGGATCAAGGACTCCGAATTGAAGGAAGCAATCATGTAGAAATTAGTGGTTTAACCTTGGTTCGCACGACTCAAGCAGGTTGGAGTAAAAACAAGACAGGGCTTAACATCGAGAATTCGAGCAATGTACTATTGCAGCATAATGATATTAGTAAATTTACCGATGGCATTGGAGTGAATGGTTCCAGCAGTCAAGACAATCCCGCCCGAAATGTCGTCATAAGAAACAATAAGCTTCATCACTTGGGAGAAGAGCCGATTGCAGTTCGGAGTCATTTGGTTTTTGTGGTGATTCGTGAGAATGACTGTTACCGCTATCTGGGGGATGGCATCCTGGTCAAGGGAACATGGCATGTTTCGATCACCGACAACTTTCTGCACACTCCTGTATTATCCAGTGATTCAGATTTTGCTTCTTTTTCAGGCGGACAACAGGTAAATAATATGCCTACAGTCGGTGGTGGGATTACCTGTAACAATGAGGGAGGAGAGACTGGAGCCAAAAACCTGCACATACATGGCAATAGCCTGATTGGAACAGCATTTGGTGTGGGGCTTATCGGTTTTGAAGGCGCATTTGTAACCTCCAATGTCTTTAAGGATATCAAAATCACGTCTGTTATTTCAGTATCTTTCCTTCCCTCCCAATATAATCCTAATGACTTAAGCAACCATCTGTTTGTAATCCAGGGTAACCTGATCGACACCATCTCCAGGTCAAGTGCTACTGCTGCCATAGAAGCGAAAACCAGTACGGGTCCAGAAGGCATGGACATCGGAGTTATATCAGACAACATTATTATTCCTAGAGGTAAACACTGGGGAATTGTGGCGGATGGTCATATTATCGTAAAAGGCAATTATATTGCCCAAGCGGGCATTGCCATGGATATCGCTAATGGAGTGATTGCATCAAGCAACATCATTGAGCCTGGCTTTGAAACGACCAATCCTGACCGGATGGTCAGTCTGCATAATGATTGTACCTTTTCTCATAATTCAGTTGCAGGAAAAGGTACATGTATTCAATTACGTGGCTCCAACAATATCATTACTGGAAATCGCTTAAAATATGAGGGAACATGGTGGGCAGTGCATCTGGACATGGTTAATAACACGGTGGAGGGCAATATCATAACAGATAACATGCTGATGGTTGCGGCAAGTGCGGCGGGACGTTATCTCTTTGGCGCAAGTCCCTTCACAAACGGGAAAAACATAGTTGTAGATCTAGTTAAGGATAATAATGGAACGTTATATCAATTCGTAAATGAAATGGTCATGCAGGGTCCGAATTCTACGCGGTGGAGAATCACCATAGATGCGAAAGGGGATTTGAAAACGACGAAGTTATAG